One Vicugna pacos chromosome X, VicPac4, whole genome shotgun sequence DNA window includes the following coding sequences:
- the LOC102545595 gene encoding LOW QUALITY PROTEIN: vesicle transport protein SFT2A (The sequence of the model RefSeq protein was modified relative to this genomic sequence to represent the inferred CDS: inserted 2 bases in 1 codon): MVSPRVKPLLRFRAGGTGAQRSCGLGFRFLRGRKGRASEWPPLRPXGAGVEKLRRVLSGQDDEEQGLTAQVLDASSLSFSTRLKWFAICFVSGIFFSILGTGLLWLPGGIKLFAVFYTFGNIAALASTCFLMGPMKQLKKMFETTRLLATIIMLLCFVLTLCAALWWHKKGLALLFCILQFLSMTWYSLSYIPYARDAVIKCFSSLLS; encoded by the exons AGGTCTTGTGGGCTCGGGTTCCGGTTTCTCCGCGGGCGGAAGGGGCGGGCGAGCGAGTGGCCGCCGCTGCGGCC GGGAGCCGGCGTGGAGAAGCTGCGGCGGGTCCTGAGCGGCCAGGACGACGAGGAGCAGGGCCTGACCGCGCAGGTCCTGGATGCCTCGTCCCTCAGCTTCAGCACCAGGCTGAAGTGGTTCGCCATCTGCTTCGTGAGCGGCATCTTCTTCTCCATCCTCGGAACTGGATTGCTGTGGCTTCCTGGTGGCATAAAGCTTTTTGCAGTGTTTTATACCTTTGGAAATATTGCTGCCTTAGCCAGTACGTGCTTTTTAATGGGGCCCATGAAGCAGctgaagaaaatgtttgaaacaaCACGATTGCTTGCAACGATTATTATGCTTCTGTGTTTTGTACTTACCCTGTGTGCTGCTCTCTGGTGGCACAAGAAGGGGCTGGCCTTACTATTCTGCATATTGCAGTTCCTGTCGATGACCTGGTATAGCCTGTCTTACATCCCGTACGCAAGGGATGCAGTAATTAAATGCTTTTCTTCACTCCTGAGTTGA